One Mycolicibacterium crocinum DNA window includes the following coding sequences:
- a CDS encoding ectoine synthase — MIVRTTDEITGTDRDVAAKDWRSKRIILAGDGVGFSFHETTINSNSVSEFHYRHHVEAVWVVEGSGTLTNHETGENHPLSPGTMYLLNGHERHRVTCDEQLRMMCVFNPPVTGTEVHDETGTYPPAESVR, encoded by the coding sequence GTGATTGTCCGTACCACCGACGAGATCACCGGCACGGATCGAGATGTGGCCGCCAAGGATTGGAGATCCAAGCGGATCATCCTCGCCGGCGACGGCGTCGGATTCTCTTTCCACGAAACCACCATCAACAGCAATTCGGTCAGCGAATTCCATTACCGACACCACGTCGAGGCGGTGTGGGTGGTCGAGGGCAGCGGCACCTTGACCAACCACGAGACCGGTGAGAATCATCCGCTGAGCCCGGGCACGATGTATCTGCTCAACGGTCATGAGCGTCACCGGGTGACCTGCGATGAGCAGCTCCGGATGATGTGCGTGTTCAACCCGCCAGTGACCGGGACCGAGGTACACGACGAGACCGGTACGTATCCACCCGCGGAGTCCGTCAGGTGA
- the thpD gene encoding ectoine hydroxylase: MSGDPQDHYPTRLEHPIDPISRIEPTVWGQESDGPLSERDLNVMATDGYLARPQTLGRDWLVPVGDELARIGGHADDDDPRIVRERQGSVRSVFEPHLFSDVIAEIVGLDTVLPVARQLLGSDVYLHQARVNLMPGFTGSGFYWHSDFETWHAEDGMPMMRAVSCSIALTENYPYNGSLMVMPGSHRTFYSCVGATPDRNHTTSLVRQEVGVPDQATLTAMASRHGIDQVTGPPGTGLWFDCNIMHGSGSNITPFPRSNIFLVFNSVDNALCQPFAAAEPRPEYLAARTAQPFSVQSATA; this comes from the coding sequence GTGAGCGGTGACCCGCAGGACCACTACCCGACCCGACTGGAGCACCCAATCGATCCGATCTCCCGGATCGAGCCGACGGTGTGGGGCCAGGAGAGTGACGGCCCGCTGTCCGAGCGCGACCTGAACGTGATGGCGACCGACGGATACCTGGCTCGCCCGCAGACGCTGGGACGTGATTGGCTGGTGCCGGTGGGCGATGAGCTGGCCCGCATCGGAGGGCACGCCGATGATGACGACCCGCGCATCGTTCGCGAACGGCAGGGGAGCGTTCGGTCGGTGTTCGAGCCGCATCTGTTCAGTGACGTCATCGCCGAGATCGTCGGCCTCGACACGGTGTTGCCGGTCGCGCGCCAGCTGCTCGGCAGCGACGTCTATCTCCACCAAGCGCGAGTCAACCTCATGCCGGGATTCACCGGAAGCGGTTTCTACTGGCACTCCGACTTCGAAACGTGGCACGCGGAGGACGGCATGCCGATGATGCGGGCTGTGTCGTGTTCGATCGCGCTGACCGAAAACTATCCCTACAACGGCTCGCTCATGGTCATGCCGGGCTCGCACCGGACGTTCTACTCATGCGTCGGGGCCACGCCGGACCGCAACCACACGACCTCCCTGGTCCGTCAAGAAGTGGGTGTGCCCGATCAGGCCACCTTGACCGCTATGGCGAGTCGGCATGGAATCGACCAGGTCACCGGTCCGCCCGGCACCGGATTGTGGTTCGACTGCAACATCATGCACGGCTCGGGCTCGAACATCACGCCTTTCCCGAGATCGAATATCTTCCTCGTGTTCAACTCCGTCGACAACGCGCTATGCCAGCCGTTCGCGGCGGCCGAGCCGCGCCCCGAGTACCTTGCCGCGCGTACCGCCCAGCCGTTCTCGGTGCAGTCTGCGACTGCGTAG
- a CDS encoding amino acid ABC transporter ATP-binding protein, whose amino-acid sequence MTSPVPDSADTEPAGTVMIHIDGLKKSFGELVVLDGITTDIKQGEVVCVIGPSGSGKSTFLRCLNKLEDITAGKVVVGDFDLTDRKVDLDKVRQHIGMVFQHFNLFPHMTVLQNVTLAPVTTKKMDKAAAEKKALDLLAQVGLADKANVKPATLSGGQKQRVAIARALAMDPSVMLFDEATSALDPEMVGDVLAVLRDLAEGGMTMVVVTHEMGFAREVSSRVIFMADGNIVEDDTPDEVFGNPKSTRLQEFLSKVL is encoded by the coding sequence ATGACCAGTCCGGTTCCCGATTCCGCCGACACCGAGCCGGCCGGCACCGTCATGATCCACATCGACGGGCTGAAGAAGTCGTTCGGCGAACTAGTCGTCCTCGACGGCATCACCACCGACATCAAGCAGGGTGAGGTGGTGTGCGTCATCGGCCCGTCCGGGTCGGGAAAATCGACCTTCCTGCGATGCTTGAACAAGTTGGAGGACATCACCGCCGGCAAAGTGGTGGTCGGCGACTTCGACCTCACCGACCGGAAAGTCGATCTAGACAAGGTCCGTCAGCACATCGGCATGGTGTTCCAGCACTTCAACCTCTTTCCCCATATGACGGTGCTGCAGAATGTGACGCTGGCGCCGGTGACGACCAAGAAGATGGACAAGGCCGCCGCGGAGAAGAAGGCTCTTGACCTGCTCGCGCAGGTCGGTCTCGCCGACAAGGCGAACGTCAAGCCGGCCACGCTGTCGGGCGGGCAGAAGCAGCGCGTCGCGATCGCCCGCGCCCTGGCGATGGATCCATCGGTCATGTTGTTCGACGAGGCGACCAGCGCCCTGGATCCCGAGATGGTCGGCGACGTGCTTGCGGTGCTGCGCGATCTGGCCGAGGGCGGTATGACGATGGTGGTGGTCACCCATGAGATGGGCTTCGCCCGGGAGGTGTCGTCTCGGGTGATCTTCATGGCCGACGGCAACATCGTCGAGGACGACACTCCCGACGAAGTCTTCGGTAACCCGAAAAGCACTCGGCTGCAGGAGTTTTTGTCGAAGGTGCTCTGA
- a CDS encoding amino acid ABC transporter substrate-binding protein/permease yields MPTGWLRRHSHRRTVRAFATVAAAAILATLTTGLLTPARASADGETYTIATDTTFAPFEFQDKQGNFVGIDMDLIRAIAEDQKFTVDIKPLGFDAALQAVQANQVDGVIAGMSITDKRKQVFDFSEPYFESGIQMAVLKTNNDVKSYEDLRGKRVAVKNGTQGATFANSIKDKYGFEVVSFADSSSMFDEVKTGNSVAVFEDYPVLLYGIAQGNGFKTVTPKEEPTGYGFAVNKGRNAELITKFNAGLDNLKKSGRYDKIINSYLGEGAAKDDNSFLGLIKSTYPILLEGLKMTVILTVISIAIALVLGVIFGLFRVSRSIVLRGIGTTFVDIFRGTPLLVQAFFIYFGIPSALGFQMSALTAGIITLSLNAGAYMTEIVRGGIQSVDKGQMEAARSLGIGYLPTMRKVILPQAIRTMIPSYINQFVITLKDTSILSVIGIAELTQTGRIIIAGNFQSFKMWLIIGIIYFVVIMALTKLSDRVEKRIVK; encoded by the coding sequence ATGCCGACCGGATGGTTACGCCGACATTCTCACCGAAGGACCGTGCGCGCGTTCGCCACTGTGGCCGCCGCCGCGATTCTGGCAACGCTCACAACGGGACTCCTGACGCCCGCCCGGGCGTCGGCCGATGGTGAGACCTATACGATCGCCACCGACACCACCTTCGCCCCGTTCGAATTCCAGGACAAGCAAGGCAATTTCGTCGGAATCGACATGGACCTGATCCGTGCGATCGCCGAGGACCAGAAATTCACGGTCGACATCAAACCCCTCGGCTTCGACGCCGCGCTGCAGGCCGTGCAGGCCAATCAGGTCGACGGCGTGATCGCCGGCATGTCGATCACCGACAAGCGCAAGCAGGTGTTCGACTTCTCTGAACCGTATTTCGAGTCCGGTATCCAGATGGCGGTGCTGAAGACCAATAACGACGTCAAGTCCTATGAGGACTTGCGCGGCAAGCGAGTGGCGGTCAAGAACGGCACCCAGGGCGCGACGTTCGCCAACTCCATCAAGGACAAGTACGGCTTCGAAGTTGTCTCATTCGCGGACTCGTCCTCGATGTTCGACGAGGTCAAGACCGGTAACTCGGTTGCGGTATTCGAGGACTACCCGGTCCTGTTGTACGGCATCGCGCAGGGCAACGGCTTTAAGACCGTCACTCCGAAGGAAGAGCCCACCGGCTACGGCTTCGCGGTGAACAAGGGCCGCAACGCCGAACTGATCACGAAGTTCAACGCCGGTCTGGACAACCTCAAGAAGTCCGGGCGCTACGACAAGATCATCAACAGTTACCTCGGAGAAGGTGCCGCCAAAGACGACAACTCCTTCCTCGGCCTGATCAAGAGCACGTACCCGATTCTGCTCGAGGGCCTCAAGATGACCGTCATCCTGACAGTCATCTCGATCGCCATCGCCCTGGTGCTCGGTGTCATCTTCGGCTTGTTCCGGGTTTCGCGGTCGATTGTGCTGCGCGGCATCGGAACGACGTTCGTCGATATCTTCCGCGGCACCCCACTACTGGTGCAGGCGTTCTTCATCTACTTTGGCATCCCCTCGGCGCTGGGCTTCCAAATGAGTGCCCTGACCGCCGGCATCATCACCCTCTCGCTGAACGCCGGCGCGTACATGACCGAGATCGTGCGTGGCGGCATCCAGTCCGTCGACAAGGGACAGATGGAAGCTGCCCGCAGCCTCGGCATCGGCTATCTGCCGACAATGCGCAAAGTCATTCTGCCCCAAGCTATCCGGACGATGATTCCGTCGTACATCAACCAGTTCGTGATCACACTGAAGGACACCTCGATCCTGTCGGTGATCGGCATCGCCGAGCTGACGCAGACCGGACGCATCATCATCGCCGGCAACTTCCAGTCGTTCAAAATGTGGCTGATCATCGGAATCATCTACTTTGTCGTCATCATGGCGCTCACCAAACTCTCCGACCGCGTCGAGAAAAGGATCGTGAAATGA
- a CDS encoding cupin domain-containing protein, with protein sequence MTVRVLTVARILLVLCTATPAATAVATPPDGDAARTDLAKGTMDTPISITTDGSATVVVQSLVMQPGASSGWHSHAGTELSVITGGSVSLQTATACTPVTYGAGQAVFIPAGVPHRVVNTSGAEGQVVLTYTLAVDAPVRADAPDACPN encoded by the coding sequence ATGACTGTGCGAGTGCTGACCGTCGCCCGGATCCTGCTGGTGTTGTGCACGGCGACGCCCGCCGCGACCGCCGTGGCGACGCCACCCGACGGCGATGCCGCGCGCACCGACCTGGCCAAGGGCACCATGGATACTCCGATATCCATCACCACCGACGGGTCGGCGACGGTCGTGGTGCAGAGCCTCGTCATGCAGCCGGGCGCCAGCAGCGGCTGGCACAGCCATGCCGGCACCGAACTTTCGGTCATCACCGGCGGGTCGGTGTCATTGCAGACGGCCACCGCATGCACGCCGGTGACTTACGGTGCGGGACAGGCGGTGTTCATTCCGGCGGGCGTGCCGCATCGGGTTGTCAACACCTCAGGCGCCGAAGGGCAGGTCGTGCTCACCTACACGCTTGCCGTCGACGCGCCGGTGCGCGCGGATGCTCCGGACGCCTGCCCGAACTAG
- a CDS encoding DUF3060 domain-containing protein gives MNPEDDPEKRIQQLERPLTEQAHSSELGTTVPPGSWSPPPPPPPPYYGPPMPPPPVPSSGSGLRLGWIVFVLLILGLTVGGGAILVTNHLNASRTSPGLPTISGGGGTFTTPSRPSRSTPTPPSNSAATVAPPESGSNLSVSGVNENKRLACSDSVVTISGMDNTVVITGHCKRVQVSGMNNVVTLDAADSIEASGMDNKVTYHGGSPTVDKSGFSNTIEQG, from the coding sequence ATGAACCCCGAAGACGATCCCGAAAAACGGATCCAGCAACTCGAGCGCCCACTGACCGAACAGGCGCACAGCAGCGAGCTGGGAACCACCGTCCCGCCGGGCAGTTGGTCGCCACCTCCACCGCCCCCGCCGCCGTACTACGGCCCACCGATGCCTCCGCCGCCGGTTCCGTCATCCGGATCCGGTCTGCGCCTCGGGTGGATTGTGTTCGTACTGTTGATCCTTGGGCTCACGGTCGGCGGCGGCGCGATCTTGGTCACCAACCACCTCAACGCCAGCCGGACTTCACCGGGCCTACCGACCATCTCCGGCGGCGGCGGCACGTTCACCACGCCCAGCCGACCGAGCCGCAGCACCCCGACTCCCCCGTCGAACTCGGCCGCCACCGTGGCACCCCCGGAGTCCGGAAGCAATCTCAGCGTGTCCGGTGTCAACGAGAACAAGCGACTCGCCTGCAGCGACAGCGTGGTCACGATCAGCGGTATGGACAACACCGTGGTGATCACCGGCCACTGCAAACGCGTGCAGGTGTCCGGGATGAACAATGTCGTAACCCTCGATGCGGCCGACTCCATCGAAGCCTCCGGGATGGACAACAAGGTCACCTACCACGGCGGTTCACCGACGGTCGACAAGTCCGGCTTCTCGAACACCATCGAGCAGGGTTGA
- a CDS encoding MFS transporter encodes MTDMAARRAPGRTYRVLLTQGTLYTTGTQLANVSVVLPFICAQAGYYWAAGLLYPAYCIGIVGGNSLSPYVLARARHLKHLVIAGTTLMMAALVIISAFSAWTKLFIAGIFLSVSLATGVVAGISKVAFSEVVSSKLDDHRRSDLILTQGAIGAILAIGTTLVLLPFLAQRDPANSHIDLLWLGSSGLLAAALAAVFIGPVQVSNARRVTFTETYRDGMRVARSQSWFRRYVVIQLLFVPVSLGTSFYSIHASVNHSDSAGSLHVLVISSSIGMVAGALFWRFVTRALGVRGMLINSALLGTAAAAICVVMEYRDDLNHIWIYGIVFILATMANQAIFSAGLAWIGAFAAEDHRATLMGFGSLLIAVESSLLGAALGAVAQSAAVVGPIITIMGLNVIAGVAAVWVAPQRDESVREQ; translated from the coding sequence ATGACCGACATGGCGGCGCGGCGCGCGCCGGGCCGGACGTATCGCGTGCTGCTCACGCAGGGCACGCTGTATACGACCGGCACACAGCTGGCCAATGTGTCCGTGGTTCTTCCGTTCATCTGCGCTCAGGCGGGCTACTACTGGGCGGCCGGCCTGCTGTACCCCGCTTACTGCATCGGCATAGTCGGTGGAAACTCATTGTCGCCCTACGTGCTCGCCCGAGCGCGTCACCTCAAACACCTGGTGATCGCCGGCACTACGCTGATGATGGCCGCGCTGGTCATCATCAGCGCGTTCTCGGCGTGGACCAAGCTCTTCATCGCCGGCATCTTCCTGTCGGTCTCGCTGGCCACCGGTGTGGTCGCTGGAATATCGAAAGTTGCCTTCTCCGAGGTTGTTTCGAGCAAGTTGGACGATCATCGCCGCAGTGACCTGATCCTGACGCAGGGTGCCATCGGCGCCATCTTGGCCATCGGGACCACCCTGGTGCTGCTGCCATTCCTGGCCCAGCGCGACCCGGCGAACAGCCATATCGACCTGCTCTGGCTGGGCTCGTCGGGACTGCTCGCCGCCGCGCTCGCGGCAGTGTTCATCGGACCGGTGCAAGTCTCCAACGCCAGGCGGGTGACGTTCACCGAGACCTACCGCGACGGCATGCGCGTGGCGCGATCACAATCGTGGTTCCGCCGTTACGTCGTCATCCAATTGCTCTTCGTGCCGGTCAGTCTCGGCACGTCGTTCTACAGCATCCACGCGTCGGTGAATCACAGCGATTCCGCAGGCAGCCTCCACGTGTTGGTGATCTCGTCGAGTATCGGAATGGTGGCGGGTGCACTGTTCTGGCGCTTCGTCACCCGGGCCCTGGGCGTTCGCGGCATGCTGATCAACAGCGCGCTGCTGGGCACGGCGGCCGCGGCCATCTGTGTGGTGATGGAATACCGCGACGATCTCAACCACATCTGGATCTACGGCATCGTGTTCATCCTCGCCACGATGGCCAATCAAGCCATCTTCAGTGCCGGTCTGGCGTGGATAGGTGCGTTCGCGGCCGAGGACCACCGGGCCACCCTGATGGGCTTCGGCTCACTGTTGATCGCCGTCGAATCGTCACTTCTCGGTGCGGCACTTGGCGCGGTGGCCCAAAGCGCGGCGGTGGTCGGCCCGATCATCACGATCATGGGACTCAACGTCATTGCCGGCGTGGCCGCGGTGTGGGTGGCGCCGCAGCGTGACGAGTCAGTTCGGGAGCAGTAG
- a CDS encoding TetR/AcrR family transcriptional regulator has product MPSATRWAGVSAADRQAERRTLLIRAAFALFGEGGQAAVSVRSVCRAAELNTRYFYESFADTDALLGAVYDEVAGELAGILTAAMASAHDGRSRLQAGIRAVLEFSSADPRRGKILFTEARSNPVLAARRTLAQDHVRELVLDEHRRTAPESDRVATEVGAAMYAGAMAELAQQWLAGTLGDDVDAVVNHAVRLLLPN; this is encoded by the coding sequence ATGCCGAGTGCCACCCGGTGGGCGGGAGTGTCCGCCGCCGACCGCCAGGCCGAACGGCGGACGCTTCTGATCCGCGCCGCTTTCGCGTTGTTCGGCGAAGGCGGTCAAGCCGCGGTGTCGGTCCGGTCGGTGTGCCGTGCCGCCGAGCTCAACACCCGGTATTTCTACGAGAGCTTCGCCGACACCGACGCGCTTCTCGGTGCCGTGTATGACGAGGTGGCCGGAGAACTCGCAGGCATCCTGACCGCGGCGATGGCCAGTGCCCACGACGGGAGATCCCGGCTGCAGGCCGGCATCCGGGCAGTACTCGAGTTCAGCTCCGCCGACCCCCGACGCGGCAAGATCCTGTTCACTGAGGCGCGCAGCAACCCGGTCCTGGCCGCACGGCGCACCCTGGCCCAAGACCATGTCCGCGAGCTCGTCCTCGACGAGCATCGCCGCACCGCACCCGAATCCGACCGCGTGGCAACAGAAGTCGGTGCCGCGATGTATGCGGGCGCGATGGCTGAGCTGGCCCAGCAGTGGCTGGCAGGAACCCTCGGCGACGACGTCGACGCCGTCGTCAACCATGCCGTTCGGCTACTGCTCCCGAACTGA
- a CDS encoding oxygenase MpaB family protein, with translation MLLPHQLLERKIRGDFDKNIRGQFFRGLEFAEPEGDPGWFGPGSAVWHVHSHTSALIFGLQCAAFIERFDPSIFWMGSDHSRVVEHDETGTPTGRLDLKGSGVRLAHSVAFFIGTAYGSTATAERVAQTVRAMHHTIKGVRPDGLPYDADDPDWLRWNYATVVWGIATGHELYHPAPLRNIDRYYGEFVRVGHALGGADLPATKAETLDCLRSYLPKLALTHGAAMFTGPNLQNNPDVPQEAKFFDWAIRDSMPDWAAQMLGYQPPHPVERAARRAATWAALNGAHLAMDPLPEFRQACRRVAKGTTVAHTEPSYVLGSDPVRSRETVEQMV, from the coding sequence ATGCTGCTGCCGCACCAACTTCTCGAGCGCAAGATCCGAGGCGACTTCGACAAGAACATCCGCGGGCAGTTCTTTCGGGGGCTGGAATTCGCCGAACCCGAGGGCGACCCGGGCTGGTTCGGACCGGGCAGTGCCGTCTGGCACGTCCACTCGCACACTTCCGCGCTGATATTCGGATTGCAGTGCGCCGCGTTCATCGAACGCTTCGACCCGAGCATCTTCTGGATGGGCTCCGACCATTCCCGTGTCGTCGAGCACGACGAGACCGGCACTCCGACCGGCCGGCTGGACCTCAAGGGATCCGGAGTGCGGCTCGCGCACTCGGTGGCCTTCTTCATCGGAACCGCCTACGGCTCCACCGCCACGGCGGAACGAGTCGCCCAAACCGTGCGGGCCATGCACCACACCATCAAAGGCGTTCGCCCCGACGGCCTGCCCTACGACGCCGACGACCCAGATTGGTTGCGGTGGAATTACGCCACCGTGGTGTGGGGGATCGCGACAGGGCACGAGCTCTATCACCCGGCGCCGCTGCGCAACATCGACCGGTACTACGGCGAGTTCGTCCGGGTCGGGCACGCACTCGGCGGTGCCGACCTGCCTGCGACCAAGGCCGAGACGCTGGACTGCCTGCGGTCGTACCTGCCGAAGCTGGCCCTGACCCACGGTGCGGCCATGTTCACCGGGCCCAATCTGCAGAACAATCCGGACGTTCCGCAGGAGGCAAAATTCTTCGACTGGGCGATCCGCGACAGCATGCCCGACTGGGCGGCACAGATGCTCGGCTACCAGCCGCCGCATCCGGTCGAACGCGCCGCGCGGCGTGCCGCTACCTGGGCTGCCCTCAACGGCGCGCATCTCGCAATGGACCCGCTACCGGAGTTTCGGCAGGCGTGCCGACGAGTCGCGAAGGGGACCACCGTCGCCCACACCGAGCCGTCCTACGTGCTGGGCAGCGATCCGGTTCGCAGCCGGGAGACCGTCGAGCAGATGGTGTGA
- a CDS encoding YncE family protein — MANTTGVTEGAKVAGVAVAERVAAEHSLWLSSLPTIRRAPISDMLPQLLGGAELEPLTEPIAAPVMTVARTLAVGHGPVSDLSVSADGRYLVTAHYAADVVCIIDTETLSVTATIDGISEPYSAVIAGDRAYVSAASNAEDAVVAVDTQTAVPLAAKTFDMTIGGMAVSPAGDVLYVGRAGEETVDIAVIDVESGSVSSIAIPAAPGAAIEAVRINADGTRLFAALTTPAGAMLAIVDTRARTVRASVSIAGSIGDIAVMPNGRTVFATGCDTEFGGAIHVIDVVGARVTDTIRMGGVPTQLVLSRNGASAYIVDRDEIAVMCTATTEIVDSVIIGPQLSCLAADPTRNRLYAADYKGAVTAVRLDPAAQQPQMVVAAS, encoded by the coding sequence ATGGCAAACACAACGGGAGTTACGGAAGGGGCGAAAGTCGCCGGTGTTGCGGTGGCTGAGCGGGTCGCCGCTGAGCACTCTCTGTGGCTGTCGTCGCTGCCGACGATCCGCCGTGCACCGATCAGCGACATGCTGCCGCAGCTCTTGGGCGGCGCCGAACTCGAACCACTGACCGAGCCGATCGCCGCGCCGGTCATGACCGTCGCGCGCACGCTCGCCGTCGGGCACGGACCCGTCAGCGACCTGTCCGTCAGCGCGGATGGCCGCTACCTCGTCACCGCCCACTACGCCGCCGACGTGGTGTGCATCATCGACACGGAGACGCTGTCGGTGACCGCCACGATCGACGGGATCAGCGAGCCCTATTCGGCCGTCATCGCCGGTGACCGCGCCTACGTGAGCGCGGCCTCCAACGCCGAGGATGCCGTCGTCGCCGTCGACACTCAGACCGCGGTGCCCCTGGCCGCCAAGACATTCGACATGACCATCGGCGGCATGGCCGTCAGCCCGGCCGGTGATGTGCTCTACGTCGGACGCGCCGGCGAGGAGACCGTCGACATCGCCGTCATCGACGTCGAGTCCGGATCCGTCAGCAGCATCGCCATTCCCGCCGCGCCCGGCGCTGCCATCGAGGCGGTGCGGATCAACGCCGACGGCACCCGCCTGTTCGCGGCGCTGACCACTCCGGCGGGCGCCATGCTGGCGATCGTGGACACTCGGGCTCGCACGGTCCGGGCGTCCGTTTCGATCGCCGGATCCATCGGTGACATCGCCGTTATGCCCAACGGCCGCACCGTCTTTGCCACCGGCTGCGACACCGAATTCGGTGGCGCCATCCACGTCATCGACGTCGTCGGTGCCCGCGTCACCGACACCATCCGCATGGGCGGTGTCCCGACGCAGCTGGTGCTGAGCCGCAACGGCGCGTCCGCCTACATCGTCGACCGTGACGAGATCGCCGTGATGTGTACCGCCACCACCGAAATCGTCGATAGCGTCATCATCGGCCCGCAGCTGTCCTGCCTGGCCGCCGACCCGACACGTAACCGGTTGTACGCGGCGGACTACAAGGGCGCGGTCACCGCGGTTCGGCTGGATCCGGCGGCGCAGCAGCCGCAGATGGTCGTCGCGGCCTCCTGA
- a CDS encoding nitroreductase/quinone reductase family protein: MTSTPRQRVVNFVQRRFANPMMRLVPIQTLLETTGRKSGQPRTTPIGGRLDGQTFWLVSEFGDRSQYVRNIAANPRVRVRIRGRWHSGTAVLLPEDDARARLAELPRMNSAAVRAMGDNLLTIRVDFD, from the coding sequence ATGACTTCGACCCCACGGCAGCGCGTCGTCAACTTCGTTCAGCGTCGGTTCGCCAACCCGATGATGCGGCTTGTGCCGATCCAAACCCTGCTGGAGACCACCGGGCGAAAGTCCGGCCAACCGCGGACCACCCCGATCGGCGGACGGCTGGACGGGCAGACGTTCTGGCTGGTGTCCGAATTCGGCGACCGGTCTCAATACGTCCGCAATATCGCGGCCAATCCGCGGGTGCGGGTCCGCATCCGCGGGCGCTGGCACAGCGGAACCGCCGTGTTGCTACCCGAGGATGACGCGCGGGCACGACTCGCCGAGCTTCCGCGAATGAACAGCGCCGCGGTGCGCGCGATGGGAGACAACCTGCTCACCATCCGCGTCGACTTCGACTAG
- the mbp1 gene encoding microaggregate-binding protein 1: MADNSGPEEGVKGVVEDVKGKAKEAVGTVTGRGDLTEEGKAQQDKADAQRDAAAKEAEAEKARGEAKTQEKRQESHQ, translated from the coding sequence ATGGCAGACAACAGCGGACCCGAAGAGGGCGTCAAGGGCGTCGTCGAGGACGTCAAGGGCAAGGCGAAGGAAGCCGTCGGCACCGTGACCGGCCGGGGCGACCTCACCGAAGAGGGCAAGGCCCAGCAGGACAAGGCCGACGCGCAGCGTGACGCCGCGGCCAAGGAAGCCGAAGCCGAAAAGGCGCGCGGCGAGGCCAAGACCCAGGAGAAGCGACAAGAGTCGCATCAATAA
- a CDS encoding YnfA family protein, whose protein sequence is MVLKSVALFVAAAILEIGGAWLVWQGVREHRGWLWVGFGVIALGAYGFVATLQPDAHFGRILAAYGGVFIAGSLLWGMAADGFRPDRWDVIGSLVCLAGVALIMYAPRR, encoded by the coding sequence GTGGTGCTGAAATCGGTCGCTCTATTTGTCGCTGCGGCGATTCTGGAGATCGGTGGTGCCTGGCTGGTGTGGCAGGGCGTCCGCGAGCACCGCGGCTGGCTGTGGGTTGGCTTCGGCGTAATCGCCTTGGGGGCTTACGGTTTCGTCGCGACGCTGCAGCCCGACGCGCACTTCGGCCGGATCCTGGCCGCGTATGGCGGCGTGTTCATCGCGGGATCGCTGCTATGGGGCATGGCGGCCGACGGGTTCCGCCCGGACCGCTGGGATGTGATCGGTTCGTTGGTCTGCCTGGCGGGCGTGGCACTGATCATGTACGCCCCTCGGCGTTGA